The following proteins come from a genomic window of Sorghum bicolor cultivar BTx623 chromosome 3, Sorghum_bicolor_NCBIv3, whole genome shotgun sequence:
- the LOC110434103 gene encoding uncharacterized protein LOC110434103 isoform X1, with the protein MPRRGKSSKPSYGRTTGSPYIHKPLPSGVPVPMCFCGDPCKVEISEDEETYRQRYWMCSNFAWEPTPKQRRSNFITPPPLCDFEQWIDTEVKESDKRLLQGLKEWDAERAEILEKRRREEAQKREHKEEEERRRVAAAREEREKKLERVRRAKAAIDENPDAQRKGKWPRCTQ; encoded by the exons ATGCCACGTCGTGGAAAAAGTAGCAAACCAAG CTATGGCCGGACGACCGGTAGTCCGTACATCCACAAGCCGCTTCCTAGCGGTGTTCCAGTACCTATGTGCTTTTGTGGTGATCCTTGCAAGGTAGAAATTTCGGAAGACGAGGAAACCTATCGGCAGAGGTATTGGATGTGTTCGAATTTTGCCTGGGAGCCTACGCCAAAACAACGCCGCAGTAACTTTATT ACCCCTCCACCATTGTGTGATTTTGAGCAGTGGATCGACACTGAGGTTAAGGAGTCCGACAAGCGGCTTCTACAAGGCCTAAAGGAGTGGGATGCAGAGCGTGCAGAGATATTAGAGAAGAGACGTAGAGAGGAGGCTCAAAAGAGGGAGcacaaggaagaggaggaaagaAGACGTGTTGCTGCGGCTCGGGAGGAGAGGGAAAAGAAGCTTGAGCGTGTGCGCCGAGCGAAGGCAGCGATTGATGAGAATCCAGATGCCCAGAGGAAGGGAAAGTGGCCTCGTTGCACTCAGTAG
- the LOC110434103 gene encoding uncharacterized protein LOC110434103 isoform X2, with protein MAPRFHVSAPWITAPRSWTAFSRGSDVAGSSAPQITAPSSAPQITAPSSLLQIGRRPSLPVDTVHIFISPLGSFSPKTEHEFGFNIWTIKSLICSIDLEEPECHVVEKVANQAMAGRPVVRTSTSRFLAVFQYLCAFVVILAR; from the exons ATGGCGCCGAGGTTTCACGTCTCGGcgccatggatcacggcgccgaggtcCTGGACTGCCTTCTCACGTGGATCTGACGTGGCAgggagctcggcgccacagatcacggcgccgagctcggcgccacagatcacggcgccgagctccCTGCTACAAATCGGCCGACGCCCTTCGCTACCCGTGGACACAGTTCATATTTTCATCTCCCCTCTCGGCTCTTTCTCTCCAAAAACCGAGCACGAATTTGGATTCAATATTTGGACCATCAAAAGTTTGATTTGTTCCATAGATCTTGAAGAGCCAG AATGCCACGTCGTGGAAAAAGTAGCAAACCAAG CTATGGCCGGACGACCGGTAGTCCGTACATCCACAAGCCGCTTCCTAGCGGTGTTCCAGTACCTATGTGCTTTTGTGGTGATCCTTGCAAGGTAG
- the LOC110433267 gene encoding uncharacterized protein LOC110433267, which yields MPMALKVILNMAAKFPELKAKAQLPRCTCDPAYILSLGPTPTPRYTSSFSYMKQLQSRGSRRRRQPGGMSSPVVLLHLRRLDRFLKHQGLHSTAHTLERESMVYLDAAHLQKLVKGGQWEAAGTYVEGFSPLWEGEGTAQKYTSFMHNMEHHAMLAYLACRGEEGGRAASSLYCHNDDAFRKKFPEVAELHDLYRSMASAQARASVNWEDIKLKTLEELQELLHLHPDVKCSLRMRELQCTPTASEITPLGLRGSWRRRRKRVERKPACELARFLLQKKKRLPSSQQTNQPGDSGTKHSRPFDACFPEDFQQAF from the exons ATGCCCATGGCACTAAAGGTCATATTGAACATGGCTGCCAAGTTTCCTGAGCTCAAAGCCAAGGCACAGTTACCACGCTGCACTTGTGATCCTGCCTACATCTTGTCACTTGGTCCTACTCCTACTCCTAGGTATACATCTTCATTTTCATACATGAAGCAGCTTCAAAGTAGAGGAAGCAGACGTCGCCGGCAACCGGGAGGGATGTCTTCCCCCGTGGTTCTGCTTCACCTCCGCCGGTTGGATCGCTTCCTCAAGCACCAGGGCCTCCACAGCACCGCCCACAC GCTTGAGAGGGAGTCCATGGTGTACTTGGACGCCGCGCATCTGCAAAAGCTGGTGAAGGGTGGGCAGTGGGAAGCCGCCGGAACCTACGTGGAAGGATTCTCACCCCTCTGGGAGGGGGAGGGCACTGCCCAGAAATACACATCCTTCATGCACAACATGGAGCACCACGCCATGCTTGCTTACCTCGCCTGCCGCGGCGAGGAAGGTGGCCGCGCCGCTAGCTCGCTTTACTGCCACAATGATGATGCCTTCCGCAAAAAGTTCCCCGAGGTTGCGGAGCTCCACGACCTGTATCGCTCCATGGCCTCTGCACAAGCCAG GGCATCCGTGAACTGGGAGGACATAAAGCTCAAAACCTtggaggaactgcaggagttgCTTCATCTTCATCCTGACGTCAAATGCAGCTTGCGAATGCGAGAGCTGCAGTGCACACCCACTGCATCAGAAATAACCCCACTTGG TTTGCGGGGGTCTTGGAGGCGTCGAAGGAAGAGAGTGGAGCGCAAACCAGCATGTGAACTCGCACGTTTCCTTctacagaagaagaagag GCTTCCCTCCAGTCAGCAGACAAATCAGCCCGGTGACTCAG GTACGAAGCATTCAAGACCTTTTGATGCTTGTTTTCCCGAAGATTTTCAGCAAGCTTTTTGA